TCTTGCCGTCGTCGCTGTCGACGTGTTCCCAGCCCGCGCCCAGTTGCAGGCCGAAGTCGAACTTGTAGCCGAGCGCCAGGTTGGTCGCCCAGGTCGCGGCGCCGTCGGTGGTTGCGGTGATGCTGTTGTCGGCGTTGCTGACGCCGGTGGCTTGCGAGAAGGTACGGTCCTTCGCGTAGAAGCCGCCGAGGCCGCCGACGAAGCCGTAGCCGCTGTACAGTGCCGCTGCGGTGTAGACCGGCGCATTGGTGCTGGTCTGGGCGTTCTGGTCGAGGCCCCACGAACCGCGGATCTGGAAGCCGCCGAACTTCGGCGAATCGTAGCTGACCGAGTTCTGCAGACGGCTGTTGAGCTGGGCATACACGGCGCCCTTGCCCTTGTAGTCGGCGGTGTCGGCGTAGTTGTCGAACAGGCTCGACAGGTCCGACGAAGTCAGCAGGGTCTTGTAGGCGCTGTCGTAGTTGCCGAAGCGCAGGGTACCCCAGTCGCCTTGCCAGCCGCCGAAGGTGTTGCGGCCGCCCCAGGTGGTGTTGCCGGTGCCGCCGTTGCCGGAGGTCTTGATCGCGGATTCGATCTGCCAGATCACCTTGCCGCCGATATCGAGCTTGTCCGAGCCCTTGAAGCCGAAGCGCGACGACTGGTCGATCAGCTGGACTTCGCCGCGGTAGTCCTTGCCGCCGGCATCCTTGAGCTGGTCGTATTCGAGCGATTCGCGGATCGAGCCGTAGACGGTGACTTCGGCCTGCGCCGCAGCGGCGCCGAGGAAAGTGGTGGCGAGCAGGACGGATAGAACGGTACGTTTCATTGGATCTCCCTGTATTTTTTTGAACGGCCGGCGATGTGGCGCACGGCCGTGCCTGTCCGGTGCTTACAGCGTGGCGATCGACACTTCGGTCGCCTTGACGAAGGCAATGACCTCGCTGCCCGGCGCGAGCTTGAGCTCCTTGACCGAGCGGGTGGTGATCACCGAGGTGACGATGCCGGCCGGCGTCGCGACATCGACCTCCGACAGCACCGGGCCTTCGATGATTTCCTTCACGGTGCCGCGGAACTGGTTGCGGACATTGATCGACTGGATGCTCATGGTGTTCTCCTGTTGGGTTGGCAGCGCCAGATTAACGCGCGCCTTATATCACCCAAAGTAATTTGATTTTTGTTTGTTATTCCAAACAACAACAAAACAACGTCAGGATTACAGCGCCCAGCGCAAGGCGCTCGGTGCAATCGGCGGCAGTGGTTCGGGCTGTGCCGCGTCGGGCTGTTGCAGCACGCGTGCCAGCAGGCGCTCCTGCAGCAAGGCGAACTGCACGTCGCCGCGACGGCGCGGCCGTGCCAGTGGCACGTGCAGATCGAGGCCGACCCGGCCCTGCTCGACCAGCAGCACCCGGTCGGCGATCGCCACCGCCTCTTCGACGTCGTGCGTCACCAGCAGCACGGTGAAGCCGTGCTGGCGCCACAGCCGCTCGATCAGCTGCTGCATCTCGATCCGGGTCAGCGCGTCGAGCGCGCCGAGCGGCTCGTCGAGCAGCAGCAGCTGCGGTTCGTGGATCAGCGCCCGCGCCAGCGCGACGCGCTGCCGCTGGCCGCCCGAGAGCTGGCTCGGCCATTTGCCGGCGTGCTCGGCCAGACCGACCTCGGCCAGCGCTGCATGCGCTTTCGGCTGCCAGTCGCCCTTGAGGCCGAGGCCGACGTTGGCGAGCACGGTTTTCCACGGCAGCAGCCGCGCGTCCTGGAACATCAGCCGGGTATCGAAATGGCCGGTATCGAGCGGACTGCCGTCGGCACGCACGTCGCCCGACGTCGGCGCATCGAGCCCGGCCAGCAGCCGCAGCAAGGTCGACTTGCCGCAACCGGAGCGGCCGACGACGGCAACGAATTCGCCGGCGCGGATGTCGAGGTCGAGGTGGTCGAGCACGGTCTGTTCGCCGTAGCGGCGCGTGAGGCCGCGGATGGCCAGCGCGACGCCGAGGGCGGGGTCGAGGTGGGGAGAGGTCATCGGATGCTCCTGTGCCGGTTTGCCGGCGATTGCTGGATTTGTTGAGCGCTTCACTTTTTAAGCGCCTGCGGCGCGGGTAAAGGCATTGATGCCGGTTCCGCCCGGCGGACGTGATACTTTCTTTTGCTTCGCCAAAAGAAAGTATCCAAAGAAAAGGCGACCCCGCATCCGCGCCCGCTTCGCGGGTTCCCTGCGCTGCGCGCCGAACGCGGCGGGGTCCTGAACTCGCCCTTCGGGCTCAGACAGCCAGGCCCCGAAACCCCGCGTTCGGCTGTGCTGCTCGGCGCTTCTGAGGGGATCGGGGCGGTATGCGATCGATAGTGAATCAACACACGAACAACCCGTTACGATGAAAAGTGCGCCGCTTTTCATCCCGTTCGCCAGCGCCGAGGAGTGGAGCGAGACGAGCCGGTTTCATGGCTTGGCTCGCGACCGATCGAGGGCAGCCCGGAGGGCCGCAGGCGCGGGGCGCCTTTGGGGTGAAGGGGGCTTTGGCGAGACAAAGCCCCCTTCCCGTTCGCGCGGCGGAACGCGCATATAAACGCTTTTACCCGCGCCGAAGGCGCTGAACCGCATTGCCCCAACGCTCCGCCAACCTCACTGATACGCCGGATGCCACCTCAACCACACCCGCTCCAGCCCCCGCGCCGCGACGTCGCTGCCCTTGCCGAGCACCGCATACAAGAGGATCGCCAGCACCACCACATCGGTCTGCAGGAACTCGCGCGCGTTCATCGCCAGATAGCCGACGCCCGAGCTCGCCGAAATCGTTTCGGCGACGATCAGCAATATCCACGCGAAACCCAATGCGAAACGCACGCCGACGAGGATGCTCGGCAGCGCGCCGGGCAGGATCACGTCGCGGAACAGCGGCCAGCCGCGCAGGCCGTAGCTTTTCGCCATTTCGACCAGGCCGGTGTCGACCGAGCGGATGCCGTGATAGGTGTTGATGTAGACCGGGAACAGCGTGCCGAACGCGACGAGGAACAGCTTGGCGGCCTCGTCGATGCCGAACCACAGGATCACCAGCGGGATCAGCGCCAGCGGCGGGATGTTGCGGATCATCTGCACCGTGGTGTCGAGCAGCAGCTCGCCGCGTTTGGACAAACCGGTGATCAGCCCGAGCACGAGCCCGAGGCCGCCGCCGATGCCGAAGCCGGCCGCGGCGCGCCAGAAGCTCACCTTCAGGTGCGCCCACAGCTCGCCGGATTCGGCCAGCCGGACCGCAGCGTCGAACACCGCGCTCGGCGCCGGCAGGATGCGGCTGGTCAGCACGCCGTGGGTGGCGAACCACTGCCACGCCAGCAGCAGCAGCGCCGGCACCGCCCACGGCGCCAGACGGCGCGCGAAAGTCGTCGTTACGCTCATCGCCTTGCTCCTCAGCTCTGCGCCACGAGGCGCGGCGCCGGCGGCACGATGTCGTTGGCGATCACCTCGCCGAACGGCCCGCTCAGGTTGACCCTGCCGGCCGGCTTGGCGTGATCGAGCGGCAGCAGCGGGAACAGCAGCTCGGCGACGCGGTACGCCTCTTCGAGATGCGGGTAGCCCGAGAAGATGAAGTGCTCGATGCCGAGGTCGGCGTATTCCCTGATCCGCGCGGCGACTTCGTCGGGGCTGCCGACCAGCGCGGTACCTGCCCCGCCGCGCACCAGACCGACGCCGGCCCACAGGTTCGGCGCAATCTCCAGATTGTCGCGCCGGCCGCCGTGCAGCTCGGCCATCCGGCGCTGGCCGACCGAATCGAAGCGCGCGAACGCCTGCTGTGCCGCGGCGATGGTCTCGTCGGTGACGTGCGAGATCAGCTTGTCGGCGGCCTGCCAGGCCTCCGCGCTGGTTTCGCGCACGATCACGTGCAGGCGGATGCCGAAACGCACGGTCCGTCCCTTCGCCTCGGCGGCGGCACGGACCTGAGCGACCTTCTCGGCCACCGCCTCGGGCGGTTCGCCCCAGGTCAGGTAGACGTCGACGTGTTCGGCAGCGAGATCGATCGCCGGCTCGCTCGAGCCGCCGAAGAACAGCGGCGGGTGCGGCTTCTGTACCGGCGGGAACAGCGTCCTGGCGTTCTCGACGGTCAGATGCTTGCCGCTGAAGTTGACCGTTTCACCGGCGGCAACGCCGCGCCAGATGTTCAGGAACTCGTCGGTGACCTCGTAGCGCTCGGCGTGGGTCAGGAAGCTGCCGTCGCCGCGTTGTTCATCCGGATCACCACCGGTGACGACGTTGATCAGCAGCCGGCCGTTGCTGATCCGGTCCAGCGTTGCCGCCATCCGTGCCGATACCGTCGGCGAAATGATGCCGGGACGGATCGCGACGAGGAACTTGAGCCGCTCGGTCAGCGGCGCCAAGGACGAGGCGACGACCCACGAATCCTCGCAAGAGCGGCCGGTCGGGATCAGCACGCCTTCGAAACCGAGCTGGTCGGCGGCCTGGGCGATCTGCTTCAGGTAGGCGTGGTCGACGGTGCGGGCACCGATCGTGGTGCCGAGGTAACGGCTGTCGCCGTGGGTCGGCAGGAACCAGAACAACTTCATGATGCGTTCTCCAGCTGCGCCGCTCACTGCGGCGCAAGTACGATGTCTTTGACGGTGACCGACTTGGGAATCAGCTTCAGATCGGCGAAGCGGTCGGCAATGCGCTGCTGCTCGGCGACGACCTGCGGGTTGAGCCAGGTCACCCTGAAGCTCGGCCGGCGCTGGACCACGGTGTCGAAGGTCGCCGCGTCAAGGCCGACGGCCCTGGCGAGGATCTGCGCGGTTTCCTTCGGCTTTTGCTCGAGGAAGTCATCGTTGTCCGACAGTGCGTCGAACACCGTCTGCAGCAACTTGCCCTGCCGCTCGGCAAAGGTTTTGGATGCGAGGTAGAAGCTCTGGTTGGCGACGAGGCCGGCGCCGGTCGTCAGCACCCGCGGCCTGAGCGCCTTTTCGGCGGCGGCGTAATACGGATCCCAGATCGCCCAGGCGTCGACCTTGCCGGACTCGAACGCGGCGCGGGCGTCGGACGGCGTCAGCCACACCGGCTGGATGTCGTCCCAACGCAGCCCGGCCTTGTCGACGGCGCGAATCAGCAGCCAGTGCGCGCTCGAGCCCTTCTGCAGCGCGATGCGCTTGCCCTTCAGCTCGGCCAGCGAGCGGATCGGCGAATCGGCCGGGACCAGCAGCGCCGACGCCTGCGGCTTCGGCGGCTCGAAGCCGACATAGACAAGCCGGGTACCGCCGGCCTGGGCAAACACCGGCGGCGTGTCACCGGTCATGCCGAAGTCGACGCTGCCGACGTTCAGCGCTTCCAAGAGCTGCGGCCCGGCCTGGAACTCGGTCCACTTGACCGTATGGCCCTGGGTGGCGAGCTGCTTTTCCAGCGTGCCGCGGCTTTTCAGCACGATGAGATTCAGCGAGCTTTTCTGGTAGCCGATGTGCAGCTCGGCGGCCTGCAAGCTGCCGGCGGCAACCAGCCCGGCAAGTGCGAGCGAAACGAGTTTGTTCAGCATGGCGGTCACCGCTGCGAGACCAGCGCGTCCCGGACCCTGATCGGCTTAGGAATCAGCTTGAGTTCGTAGAACACATCGGCGAGCTTCTGCTGCTCGGCGGCGACCTGCGCGGTCAGCGGCGTCACGCCGTAGCGGTAGCGCGACAGCGCCAGTTCGACCACGTCGGCCGGCAGTCCCTGCTGCGGCGCGATGATTGCCGCGGCCTGGCCGCGGTTGTCCTGCAGCCAGCGGCCCTGCACGAGCGTATCGTCGAACAGCGCCTTGATGATCTGCGGGTGCTTCTCGGCAAAGCCGCGCTCGGCCAGGTAGAAGGCGAAGTTGTTGACGGTATCGCGGCCGTCGGCGAGCACGCGGGCGCCGATCTGCTTTTCCGCCGCAGCGAGGAACGGGTCCCAGATCACCCAGGCGTCGACCGAGCCGCGCTCGAACGCCGCGCGGGCGTCGGCCGGCGGCAGGAACACCGGCTGGATGTCGCCGTACTTCAGGCCGTTCTTTTCCAGCGCCTTGACCAGCAGGTAGTGGACGTTGGAGCCCTTGTTGAGCGCGACCTTCTTGCCCTTCAGTTCGGCCACCGACTTGATCGCCGAGCCCTTGGGCACGACGATGGCCTCGGCCGCCGGCGCGGCCGGGTCGTTGCCGATGTAGACGAAGCGCGCACCGGCGGCCTGCGCGAAGATCGGCGGCGCTTCGCCGACATAGCCGACGTCGATCGCGCCGACGTTCAGCCCTTCGAGCAGTTGCGGGCCGGCCGGAAACTCGACCCATTTCACCGTCGCGCCGAGCGGCGCGAGCTTCTTCTCCAGCGTGCCCTGGCTTTTCTGCAGCACGAAGAGGCTGGCCGCTTTCTGGTAGCCGATGCGCAGCGTCTCGGCCAGCGCGGTGGTCGACAGGGCCGCGGCGGCGAATGCGGCGACGGCGGTAACGAGCAGGCGTTTCATGGTGTTCTCCTTGTTGGTATCGGGGTGCCGGCTTCCTTCGGTCGCGGCGGTACGGCCTGGTACGGCGAGCGGGCACAGTCGGCCTTGCCGTTTGCGCTCAGACGCTGATGCGTGCTTCGCGGATCTGCTGGTTCAACTGGTCCGGGTGCAGCAGCACCTGGCCGGGGTCGGGCAGGTGGGCCAGCAGCCGCGACACGGCCTGCGTCAGCCGCTGCTCGATCTCGGCGTCGAGTTCGAGGTAACCGTCGTCGCGCCAGCTCAGCTCGCGCTCGGCCACGTAGATGCCGCCGACGATGTGGCGCGCCTTCAGCGAGGTCAGCACCGGCTGCAGCGCGTAGTCGACGGCGAGCATGTGCGCCGGGCTGCCGCCGGTGGCCAGCGGCAGCACCGCGTGACGGTGCAGCGCGCGCTCGGGCAGCAGGTCGAGCAAGAGCTTGAGCGCGCCGCTGTACGCGGCCTTGTAGACCGGCGTGGCGACGATCAGCCCGTCGGCGTCGGCGACGGCCCGCTGGAAGGCGACGACGGCCGGGTCGTCGAACTTGCCGTACAGCAGCGCCTCGGCGTCGAAGTCGCCGAGCGTGAACGGCCGGATGGTGATGCCGTACGATTCGAGCAGCCGGGACGCCCGGACCAGCAGACCGTGCGAGCACGATTTCGCACTCGGGCTGCCTGACAAAGTGACGATGGTCGACATCGCGATTTCCTCTGGCGTGATCGCCTTATTAACCAGATGGAATTTAACTTGACCAACTTATAACCAAAAATACCATTTGGTTCGCCGCTGATAACCGGAAAACAACACCGCCGTCAGGATGTAAGCGAAATGCCCTTGGGATGGGCCGGTCCAACTGCGTTGTCAGGTCCAGCCCTGATGGTCCGGCACGCCCGCTCGCCTACACTCGGGCGATTCCACGGGGAGAACGGGCAATGGGCGCAGGGTTCGGCAGGCTGTTCGAATGGTTCATTCCTGACACGCTGCGGCAGTCGGCGCTGGCATGGAGCCGCGCACGCAACGTCGCCGGCATGGCCGTGCTCGCCGCACTGGTCGTGCCGGTGTTCTCGATCCACTACTTCCGCATCGGCCATCCGGCCATGGGGGCCGGCATCCTCACCGCCGGGGCGCTGATGTGCAGCGTGGCGTTGCTGATGAAGCTCGGCACCCCGCTGGCGCTGGTGCGCGAGGCGGTGATCGCGGTGTTCTTCGGCATGGTCGTGTGGATGTGCTGGGTCAACGGCGGCATCGCGTCGTCGTCGGTACCGTGGTTCCTGCTGGTGCCGGTCGCGGCGACCTTCGTCGGCGGCCGCGTCACCGGCCTTGCATGGAGCGGCGCCACGCTCGCCGGCATCGGCGCGTTCGCCGCCGCGCACGCGCAGGGCTGGGCGCTGCCCGCCAGCCCGTTGCCCGACAGCGTGCACGCCGGGCTGCAGGCGCGCTCGCTGATCGGCCTAACCGTGGTGCTGGCGGCGATCGCGTGGATGTTCGAATCGACCAAGGCGCAGAGCCTGGCGCAGATCGGGGCGGCGCAGCGCGAAACCGAACTCGGCCGCGCCGCTCTGGCAACGATGCTCGCCGAAGCGATACAGGCGGTGCAGGCGGCATCGAACGAATCCGCAGCGATCAGCAGCCGCAGCCAGGCGATCCGCAACACCATGGCGCACCAGGCCGGTCAGGGCGTCAGGATGGCCGAGCTGGTCGACGACATCAGCCGTCTGGCGCAGGACGCCGCCGCACGCTCGCAGGACGCCGCGAGCGAGGCCGACCGTGCGGGCGCGCAGGCGCAGGCCGGCAGCGCCGCGGTCGGCGATGCGCTGGCACGGCTCAACGACGCCGCCGGCGTCGTCGCCCGCTCGGCGCAGGCGATCGAAACGCTCGGCGCGCGCAGCGGCGAGATCGGCCAGATCATCGCGGTGATCCGCGACATTGCCGACCAGACCAACCTGCTGGCGCTGAACGCGGCCATCGAAGCCGCCCGCGCCGGCGAGTCGGGGCGCGGCTTTGCCGTCGTCGCCGACGAGGTGCGCAAACTCGCCGAACGCACCGGCGGCGCCACCCTCGACATCGGCCGGCAGATCGCCGCGATCGTCACGATCACCGACGACGCGGTCGCGGCGATGCGCAGCGGCACGCAAAGGCTGGACGAAAGTCGCGGACGCGCCGTCGACGCCGAGCGCGAGATGCAGGCGCTGAGCCGCAGCGCCGGTGCACTCGCCACGCTGACCGGCGACGTCGCACAGGTGCAGACGCTGCAGGCCGAACGGGTCGGCGCGCTGGCCGGCGACCTTGCCGCGCTGCGCACCGACCTCGAAACCAGCCGCGACGCAGGCGCCGCGATCGCCGGCGCGGTCGAAACGCTCGACGCCGCGGTGCAGCGGCTCAACGCCACGCTGCGCGCCTGAGCGACCGCTGCGCCTGCGTCGCGGCTGACGACGTCCGGTACAACGGCGCCGGGCCTGCGAAACGCAGGCCGCAGCGGCCGGGCAGCCCGACGCCGCCGGGGGGATCGGGCTAGCCGCGCTTATGCGCCCCGCCGGGGATGCGCCGCGTCGCGAGCAGGAACAGCAGCGTCATCAGCGCCATCGCCAGAATGCCGGCCTGTGCCCCGCGGACGCGCGAGGCCCGGTAGTGACGGGCCAGCGAGGGCAGGTCGGCCGACGGCACGCCGGCGCCGGCCATCAGCGTGCGGAAGCCGCCGTCGTTGGTAAAGGGAATGACGGCGAGCCGGGTGACGACAGCGCGGGCCTGCGTACTCAGCGCCATGTCTTCGCCGGTGACCCGTTTCATGCCCACGGTGACCGCGGTCAGCATGACCATGCTGACCATCGCCACGCCCAGTGCCTGGCCGATGTCGCGTGCGGCAGCCTGCACGCCGCCGGACTGCTGCGCATCACGCTCGGGCAGCGCGCTGGTCACCAGGAACGGTGCATTGGCGGCAATCGTCCCCATGCTGGCACCGATCAGGCACAGCCCGGCAACGACAATGGCCGTGCTGAAGCCCTCGCCCCGGATCCCGGCGGCGGTGACGACCGCGCCGGCAATGCCGAGCAGCAGGCCGGCCCGGCATTGCCGGCGCTGGTTGCGCTGCGTGATCAGCACCGGCAGGCCGAGCGAGCAGGCGGACAGGCAGATCGCGAACGGCACGATCAGGAGGCCGGTGTGGATCGCATCGAGCCCGGTGACGATCTGCACGAAGCTGACGACGACGAAAATGCCCGAACTGTAGGCAAAGAAGATATAGGCAGTCAGGTACAGGCCGGCGCGCACCTGCGGCGCCTGCAGGAAGATGCGCGGAATCAGCGCGCTGCCGGTGCTCGCCTCGCGATGGCGCTCCCAGCGCAGCATCAGCGCCAGCACGGCCAGCCCGGCCGCGACGAGGAACAGCGCCGGGCTGCAGCCCAGAATGGTGAATGGCGGGGCGAACGGCGTGAGCACCCCCCAGGCCGACACCTGCAGCAGGCCGAAGACGACAAGGAAGAGGCCAAGGGTCGAGAGCACGAAGCCGGGCAGGTCGAAACGCATGCCGCGGTCCTGCCTCGGCGGCGTCGGGATCAGCGGCGTACACAGCAGGATCAGCACGATGACCCCGGCGAGGATGCCGAACGCCCAGCGCCAGCCTACCCCTTCGAGCAGCAGGCCGCAGACGATGGGGCCGAGCGCGAACGACACGCCGCTGGCCGCCCCGAGCGCACCGAAGGCGACGGCCTGACGGCGGCCGGCGTAGATGCTGGTGATCAGCCCGAATACCGCCGGAATCATGAAGCTGCCGCCGATGCCGGCGAGCGTGCGGGCGACGAAGGCAAAGAAGCCCATCGACGGCGCCAGCGCCGCACAGAGCTCGGCGACGAGGTAGATCAGCGCACCGATCCGGAAGGTGCGCTTCCAACCCAGCATGATGCCGAGCATGCCGCCGGCCACCATGAAGGTACCGGCCACCAGCGGGTACATCGTATTGGCCTTGCTGACCAGCGCCAGCGACGCCCCCAGGTCCCGCATCAGCACGCCGGTGGCGATGCTCAGCGTTACGTTGTCGGCCGAGGCGAGAAACTGTGCGAGGCACAGGATCAACAGCGGCAACCAGACGGCAAAACGCCCCGACGGGGCGGAAAGCGGTTCGTGGCTCATGGTTAGTCCCCTTGCACGACGGCCGGATGCGACAACGCACGCGCTCCGTCGAACGGGCGCGTGCGTGGCGTCTCAGGCCGGGTCCGGCCGGGGCGGCGGTCCGGCCCGCCCTGCCGGGTCTGATTTACGCGGAAGCATGATTCGCCTTGCGCCACTCGTCCACCGCCGGCTGGCCCGGTTCGGCCTTGGGCTTCGACGGCAGGTTGCGGGTGCCGAACAGGAACAGCACGGTCATCACCGCCGTTGCCACCATACCCGCACGGGTCGCGTTCAGCCTGGCGGTTTTGTACACATCGGTCAGTTCCGGCACGTCACGGCGGGCAATCCCGTGGTCGAGCATCAGGCTGGCGAACTTCGCGTCGCTCAGATACGGGATCACGGTGATGTTGGCGACCCTGGCCCGGGTATCGGTACTCAGATGGGCATCGTCGCGGGCCGCGCTCTGTACGCTCATGGTGATCGCCGTCAGCATCACCATGCCGCAGACGGCGACGCCGATGGCCTGGCCGACGTTGCGCGAAGTGGCCTGCACGCCGCCCGACTGCTGCGCATCGCGCGGCGGCAGCGCGCTGGTGACGATGTAGCTCGAGTATGCCGACACGATGCCCATGCTGACGCCGATCAGGCACATGCCGAACGGCACGATGGCGGTATAGCTCGACGGTCCGAAGCCGAAAATGCAGGCGACCGAGCCGACGGTACCAATGACCAGTGCGCTGCGGCACATCCGTTGCGGGTTGGCGTTCTTCCAGACCACCGGCAGTCCCAGCGAGCAGACGACGACGCCGAGCGCGAACGGCAGGATCATCAGGCCGGTCTGGATCGCGCTCAGGCCGGCGACGACCTGGACGAAGCTGACCGTGACGAAAATGCCCGAACCGTAGGCGAGGAAGATGAAGGCGGTCAGGTACAGGCCGTTGCGCACCTGCGGCGTGGCGAGGAAGGACAGCGGGATCAGCGCACTGCCGACGGCCGCTTCGCGGTGACGTTCCCACTTGAGCATCAGCGCCAGCACGACCAGGCCGAACAGCACGAGGAAGGGTGCCGGGCTCAGGCCCGCGATCGTGAACGGTGCGTTGAACGGCGTGAACAGCCCCCAGCTCGACACCTTGAGGAAACCGAGGATCAGGCTGAACAGGCCGATCACCGTCAGCAGCACGCCCGGCAGGTCGAAGGCGACCTTGCGCTCCGGCCTGGCCGGGGTCGGGACGATGAACGAGCCGGCGAAGATCACCACGGCCAGGCAGGCGATCGCGCCAAAGGCGTAGCGCCAGCCCAGATGGTCGACCAGCAGGCCGCAGATGATCGGGCCCGCGGCGAACGACACGCCGCTGGCGGCGCCGATGGCACCGAAGGCCACCGCCTGGTCACGGCCCTTGTAGTTGCTGGCGACCAGCCCGAGCACCGACGGAATCATGAAGCTGCCGCCGATCCCCGACAGCAGCCGCGCACCGTAGGTGAACACCTCCATGTTCGGCGAGAAGAACGCCGTCAGCTCGGCACAGAACAGCAGCGCACAGCCGATGCGGAAGGTTTTTTTCCAGCCGATGATCAGGCCGATCATGCCGGCGGCGACCATCAGCGAACCGGCCGCGAGCGAGTACATCGCGTTGGCGATGCTGACCAGATCCATCGACGCATTCAGGTCCTTGACCAGCGCGCCGGTCGCAATGCTCAGCGTGGCGTTGTCGCCGGATGTGGAAAGCTGGGCCAGGCACAGCACCAGCAGGGGCAGCCACTTGGCCAGCCCGGATACCGCCGCGCCGGGCGGCGCGGTGTCGCGCGCCATCGGCGCGCTCGTCATTGTCGTAGCCATGATGAAACCTCTCTATCGGTAACGCCGCCACGCCAGCCCCGGCGGGTGTGGCGCGGCGGCTGGACGCTCAGCCGGCGATCGGCTGGACCCGCCCGCCCAGCACCGTTCCCCAGACCCTGATGTCCTTGAGGTGCATCGGGTCCGCGGCCAGCGGGTCTTCTTCAAGCACGGTGAAGTCGGCGAACTTGCCGCATTCGATGCTGCCGATCAGGTGATCGAGCTTCATCGAGTACGCGGCGCCGACCGTCATCGTGTACAGCGCGTCCTGCACCGAAATCCGCTCGCGCTCGCCGAGCACCCGGCCCGTCGCGGTGACGCGGTTGACCGCGCACCAGCCGGTGAACAGCGGATTGATCGGCGTGATGCCGCAGTCGCTGTGGAAGGCGAACGGCACGCCATGGCGCAGCGCACTGCCGCAGGCGTCCATGCGGTTGGCGCGCTCCGGCCCCATGGTCTTGGCGTAGTGCTGGTCGCCCCAGTAGTAGATGTGGTTGCTGAACAGGTTGACGCACATGCCCAGCGTCTTCATCCGCTTGAACTGGTCCTCGCGCAGCATCTGGCCGTGCTGCATGGTGGCGCGGTGGTCGACGGCCGGAATCCGGTTCAGCGTCTTCCCGACCGCGCTGATGAAGGCCTCGGAGGCCTCGTCGCCGTTGCAGTGGCAGTGCACCTGGTAGCCGCGCTTCATGATCTCGAACACCTGCTCGTCGACCTGCGCCGGCGTGGCGTTCCATGCGCCGTTGTGACCGGTCTGGTAATAGCCCGGCGACAGCATGCGCCCCGAACCGCCCTGGATCGAACCGTCGAGGAAGATCTTCATCGGGCCGAACAGCATCTTGTCGTGGCCGTGCTTCATCACTTCGGGCGCGAATTCGACCGCTTCGACAAAGGGCTTCTTCACGAAGGGCGGGCCGTAGGCGACGATCAGCCGGATCGGGAAACCGTCCTCGCCGGTAGTGCGGATGTAGTTGGCGGTCAGCTCCGGGTTACTGAAATCGGTCAGCCCCATGTCGGCGGCGGTGGTGCAGCCGGCACGGAACGCTTCCTGGCCGAAGTTGCGGATCGCCGTTTCGGTGGTCAGTTCGTCCCAGAATCCGTACTTGTCGAGGATCGGCCCCATCGCGGCGAACTCGACCAGTTCGCCGTGCAGCGTACCGTCGTCGTTCTTGACCACGCCCTCGACCGTGCTGTCGTCGAAGATGCCGCAATCGTTCAGCGCTGCGGTGTTGGCGCCCATCAGGTGGATGCTCATGTGGATCACCGCCACCGGGCGCGTCGTCGACACGCGGTCGAGGTGCTCGCGGCCGAGCTTTTCGCTGCCGAAATAGATCGGGTCGACGCCCCAGGCGATCAGCGGCGCGTCCGGGTCTTCCATATTGCGGTCGATCTCCTGCAGCACCGCGACAACCTCGTCGAACGATCGGCAGCCCTGCCAGACCTTGCCGGTGTAGTCGGGGCGGTCGTAGTAGCCGACATAGGGAAACTGCCACATGCCGCCGCCGGTCGCGTGCGAATGCGCCTCGATCAGCCCCGGCATGATGACCTT
This window of the Jeongeupia sp. USM3 genome carries:
- a CDS encoding sulfonate ABC transporter substrate-binding protein, which produces MKRLLVTAVAAFAAAALSTTALAETLRIGYQKAASLFVLQKSQGTLEKKLAPLGATVKWVEFPAGPQLLEGLNVGAIDVGYVGEAPPIFAQAAGARFVYIGNDPAAPAAEAIVVPKGSAIKSVAELKGKKVALNKGSNVHYLLVKALEKNGLKYGDIQPVFLPPADARAAFERGSVDAWVIWDPFLAAAEKQIGARVLADGRDTVNNFAFYLAERGFAEKHPQIIKALFDDTLVQGRWLQDNRGQAAAIIAPQQGLPADVVELALSRYRYGVTPLTAQVAAEQQKLADVFYELKLIPKPIRVRDALVSQR
- the ssuE gene encoding NADPH-dependent FMN reductase; translation: MSTIVTLSGSPSAKSCSHGLLVRASRLLESYGITIRPFTLGDFDAEALLYGKFDDPAVVAFQRAVADADGLIVATPVYKAAYSGALKLLLDLLPERALHRHAVLPLATGGSPAHMLAVDYALQPVLTSLKARHIVGGIYVAERELSWRDDGYLELDAEIEQRLTQAVSRLLAHLPDPGQVLLHPDQLNQQIREARISV
- a CDS encoding methyl-accepting chemotaxis protein; the protein is MGAGFGRLFEWFIPDTLRQSALAWSRARNVAGMAVLAALVVPVFSIHYFRIGHPAMGAGILTAGALMCSVALLMKLGTPLALVREAVIAVFFGMVVWMCWVNGGIASSSVPWFLLVPVAATFVGGRVTGLAWSGATLAGIGAFAAAHAQGWALPASPLPDSVHAGLQARSLIGLTVVLAAIAWMFESTKAQSLAQIGAAQRETELGRAALATMLAEAIQAVQAASNESAAISSRSQAIRNTMAHQAGQGVRMAELVDDISRLAQDAAARSQDAASEADRAGAQAQAGSAAVGDALARLNDAAGVVARSAQAIETLGARSGEIGQIIAVIRDIADQTNLLALNAAIEAARAGESGRGFAVVADEVRKLAERTGGATLDIGRQIAAIVTITDDAVAAMRSGTQRLDESRGRAVDAEREMQALSRSAGALATLTGDVAQVQTLQAERVGALAGDLAALRTDLETSRDAGAAIAGAVETLDAAVQRLNATLRA
- a CDS encoding MFS transporter, with translation MSHEPLSAPSGRFAVWLPLLILCLAQFLASADNVTLSIATGVLMRDLGASLALVSKANTMYPLVAGTFMVAGGMLGIMLGWKRTFRIGALIYLVAELCAALAPSMGFFAFVARTLAGIGGSFMIPAVFGLITSIYAGRRQAVAFGALGAASGVSFALGPIVCGLLLEGVGWRWAFGILAGVIVLILLCTPLIPTPPRQDRGMRFDLPGFVLSTLGLFLVVFGLLQVSAWGVLTPFAPPFTILGCSPALFLVAAGLAVLALMLRWERHREASTGSALIPRIFLQAPQVRAGLYLTAYIFFAYSSGIFVVVSFVQIVTGLDAIHTGLLIVPFAICLSACSLGLPVLITQRNQRRQCRAGLLLGIAGAVVTAAGIRGEGFSTAIVVAGLCLIGASMGTIAANAPFLVTSALPERDAQQSGGVQAAARDIGQALGVAMVSMVMLTAVTVGMKRVTGEDMALSTQARAVVTRLAVIPFTNDGGFRTLMAGAGVPSADLPSLARHYRASRVRGAQAGILAMALMTLLFLLATRRIPGGAHKRG